A window from Octopus sinensis unplaced genomic scaffold, ASM634580v1 Contig18327, whole genome shotgun sequence encodes these proteins:
- the LOC115231364 gene encoding TBC1 domain family member 19-like, whose translation MQIKWNNKPQKQTRELTYIKESSQLWMKKLLKRINSLCIDFNFTLCKKRPEQERRKISLYWKEMSSIRQQKKDLRPIYNSNDLLNLITEMRNPNLKADCGSDHSLPALLQLRLKWLSFVDVKNRFATFLDAIINKEQAENVFEVLDSQEVKGALEICKTGCPPGNRGSLWKLAVGLDEQRNNQNYYQYMKDLYLEYEMMIDSIIEEDIAGTVTNDDQYFVFEEFIYQILLPFTRDPHTIFEFIQILR comes from the coding sequence atgcaaATTAAATGGAATAATAAACCTCAAAAGCAGACAAGAGAATTGACGTATATTAAAGAGTCGTCACAACTATGGATGAAGAAGCTGTTGAAAAGAATAAACAGTCTTTGCATCGACTTCAATTTTACATTGTGCAAAAAACGTCCAgaacaagaaagaagaaagatttcACTTTATTGGAAAGAAATGAGTAGCATtcgccaacagaaaaaagatctCAGGCCAATTTATAACAGCAACGACTTACTAAATTTGATTACAGAAATGAGGAATCCAAACCTAAAGGCGGATTGTGGCTCTGACCATTCCCTTCCAGCTCTTCTTCAACTACGTCTAAAATGGCTTTCATTTGTTGATGTAAAGAACAGATTTGCAACATTTCTTGATGCCATTATTAACAAAGAACAAGCAGAAAATGTTTTTGAGGTTTTAGACTCACAGGAAGTCAAAGGCGCGTTAGAAATCTGTAAAACTGGTTGCCCTCCTGGAAACCGTGGTTCCCTCTGGAAATTAGCAGTTGGTCTGGACGAGCAGAGAAACAATCAGAATTATTACCAGTACATGAAAGATTTGTATCTTGAATATGAAATGATGATCGATTCAATAATTGAAGAGGATATTGCAGGGACAGTAACAAATGACGATCAGTACTTTGTTTTTGAAGAatttatctaccaaatcctcctGCCTTTCACAAGAGATCCTCAC